Part of the Aythya fuligula isolate bAytFul2 chromosome 11, bAytFul2.pri, whole genome shotgun sequence genome, ttgtttcccatCTCAAGCCAAGCCAGACTTCTGTCCctgtattttggaattgcctgcttctgtgctctgaattaaaaatgacCAGCGCTGATGAACCCCATCATGGTGTAGATTGCCTTTCTGGGCAATAAACAGAAGTGTCTGTCTCCAGGTCAGTTTCCTTTATATAAACCTCCAGCTATATGTCTTCCCCCAAAAGGCTTGGAAAGCTACGGTCTTCACCTCTGCCTTCTGTATGAGGCTCAGCTCTGTATTGTAATGCGTGGGCTGATCAGCTGGGAAAGTATCAGCCCCTAAATATGAGCATTCAAGTCCTTGTTCAGGAGAAAGCTTAGCTGATTCTTGGCCATGCAATACATTTGCAGACTTGAGAAAAGAAGTGCAATACCAAATACCATGCATGCACCAAACACTATCCAGTAGGATAGCTTGAAAAACTGGTTCTCCAAAAACAGGATTAACATTAGAGGATGAAGGGCTATCGatcactggatttttttattctagGAATTACCTGGAAAAGGTAATGGGAGGCAATACCAAACAATGTGGCCTTCACATCTGCCCTGGAAAATGATTCACTCCTGCCTTCCTTGGCCTACTAGCAAAGCCTATGTTTCTGTAGTCTCTTCTCAGGCACACAACAGCCTATCATGCCCTCAGCTGGAAGGAGCCATGCACACTTGGGAAGCTGTTGAAATGCTTGCTTTTGAAGGCTACTGAGTAGACCACAGACTCTGGAAACAGGACACTGCAACTAAAGATGGACTCAGAGGATATGGAGAGCCAAGGAGCTAGGCAGTGCTATACTATGCCTTTGTGAATGTGGTGGCTTATGCCTGAAGCAGAAAAtgtcttcctttcccttctccccctaTGGAAAATTGCCTGAGGTGACTTACAAATTAAACTTATATTCacatcttaaagaaaaagtacaacACTGAAGAAGCTTCCAGAGTGAAGTGTAGCTGCTCTACACAGAAGTTTTCTAGGCCTCCAACCTCAGATGTTGATCACACTGGGGGAACTTGTGTAACTCTAAGAGGAACATTATAGAGTGTGGAGCGGAGTGGAGACAACACAGCCAGGCTCTATGATAAGAACTTGATTGTTCTTGCTGTAGAATATTGTCAGGCTTGTTAGCGTTGAAATACCCAGTGACTGTAAATCAAGAGAGGATTGCTGAGACTGGGTTTGAGCAGGAATGTGATTTAATTAACATGCACGAATTTGTATTGATTAACATGCATATCTTGTTCATCTGGCCAAAGTATAGGATGGTTGTTGGAGATTTGCAATTGAACAATGGGCCTGGGAACATTCAACTGTTGACTGCCCCTCTTCGGAAATGGCCATCCAGACTATTTCTTATGCACAGACATGTACATCTAATCCATGTATCTAATTCAGATACAAGGATGTAGTGAGGGACTGTAACAAAGGCTGAATGAAGATGAAGTACATGTTTTCAGCTGATATGAGTGCATCTCCTTCTCTTACTGCACATACCTTCACTGGGCTGCTGAGTTAATAAGCAGGTTTTCAACTGacatggagttaattttcttatgCATGAGGTATCTTTCAAATTATTGAAAGTGGAGAAAAGAGGGTGCATCTGAGGCACAGCTTATTTCATCTGTCTCAGATATCGATTGTTGATTATAGTCTTACTCCTAATAGCTAGTAGTAGAGTCAAtgtatgttttctgttccttgttTTACTGCTGCATGCACCCCTTATTTTATCAGTGCATGAATGCTGAATCTCTTCATGGATCCCTTCCGGCATGTTCCCAAATTAaactcaaatatattttaaaggtgtCATAATTCCAGGGATATCCTGATTAACAAGGGTAGGACCATACCCTGTCTTTCCCATCTTGGTTTAGTCTTCTAGTATTACATATCAAAGCCCTATACCtttattccactttttttcctatctAAACAGTAAGCATGGGGTGATACATTACAAGCTATGAATTTGAGTATGCACTCAAAGCATCACTGCTTGGAGCAGATCTCAAGTacaatgtaaagaaaagaacataAGTTAGATTAGCTTCATCCTAATATTGTATCATATAACACTATATGCTTACAGTCACACCAATTCCAGTCCCAATACCTGGCTTGGGAACACACACTTCTTCCACTGCAGTGGCTTGGAGTAGGGAACTCCatttgctccagcagctggcatTGAGACCCCCACTTGCTCCAGTAGATGGCACCAAAGGTCAAGGGTGCCTACACCACTGGGCTGACTCCAGTTGAGGCCAGCCAGTTCACTCATACCAATTCCCCCAGCAGCTGTCACTCTGGGCTCAAAGTCTGTAGGACCCTTTCAGATCCAGAGAGCTCTGCCCCCTCCAATTCCTGATAATAGGACCCCTACTCGCTCCTGTACCTGGCCCCAATTCCACTTCCACACACATAGGTCCCACCAGTGACTGTTTCTGAGACCCCTGCATTCATTCCAATAGCTAGCACCACAGGCTGGAGTGCCCTTTCCCAACCTGACTGCAGTATCTGACACTGAGGTTCACTCACCCATATCCAGGTCTTGGCAGTAGCTGGTTCTTAATCCTCACAGCTCATGTacattttggagaaaaagtGCAAATATACAGAGAGATAACTAAGAAAAGATTTAATGAGAGGAAGATGGAAGGTGATAGACAGACTGTGGTGATCAGGTGCAGTGCTTGGCCAGACAAGTATACTACAGACCCCATTTTACATACAACCAGCTCTTTTATATCCATTTGTTTTTACCTATCCCACCTTTTGTTCTCATGATCCTCCCTGGAAATGGCACCTGTAGCTTCTTAGCTCACCAATTAGTGACTGAGGGGTCTTTGTCTTATGATTGTCTTCCATCTTAGAAGTTATCTATCAGATAATCATTCTGGAATAAATATTCCTACACTGTCACATGCTCTCATAAATCAGGGTGACTGACCAGACTTGATTCCCATCATTGcctccccttcttcttctcccttgTTGCCCTGGAAAAAAAGGCCCTTGACCAAATACCCTTAAAGAAGCAGACTCTCTTGTTCTACATATCCTTACACAAACAACTCCAGTGCTCTCAGCTGTTCCATGGTGTTCTTGTCTTCTTCATGAGCTTCATTGTTCTTCTCTGCATGCATTCCAGCAAATCAATGTCTTCCTTGTAGTGGATCTGCACCCATCTCTGTCCATCCTGCTCAGATTCTGAGGGACTGTTCCATGTATGGGAGCACTGATCATGTTTTCATGGCCAAAGAACAAGCATCCATTTCTGGAAAGCTAGGGGAATGGTCTGTGGCAAGTGGAAGTTTAGGGGTTGCAGGGTCAGTCTACAAAGCATCACTGAAATACTGGGGTCTGGTGGGGAGTGAAACTGGTCTGGGGCAGGCAAAGCTCTATGTGGAGAAGCTGGCTACCATCTCTCTGAGGCTGGACTGCTGGGGGCCTGCAGGTTAGGCTAGAGGTGTAGCAGGAAAACTCAGTCTGAGGGCTCTGTTTGAGGCTGAGGAGCATAGGGGAAGAGGGTAGTCCCACAGCTGGGATAGCAATGATGTGTAGGCCAGATGGATACCAGCTGTGTGGGTGTAGGAGATATGGGACAGGAGTCACAGTGATTGTAGTTGAAGAGGAGTATCATTGGGCCATACTGTGACAGGGAGGTCTGTCCCTTTCACAGACCCTTGGCtactttttcctgcagcagcagggcaagcAGGAAGAGACCTTTGCTCAGACACCTTTACTGTGCTGCCTTTGCACTCTCCAGGATCCTGGAAGTGCAGAGGCAATCTCCTCTTCATGCTCCATGCTGATCAGAAAGAAACCTCAGGCAGGCAAGGGCTGCAAAGGTTGAAAATCCTTGCTCCTTTCTTTGGCAGGATACCTCACAGGGGTTGCttcatgaaagcattttttccttcctttctttgccTGTAACcatgctctgtttttctgctctaaTCAGCTCCTCCCCGGAGGGCCATTAGGATTTCCCATAACAGCTCTATTTCTAATAGCCTCAGAAGGCCCCATTAAAACTTCAGGAAACTTTACTCCTGTGTTTGACCTTCTCACAGTAATTTTTTCACAAAGTCTTTGTAAAGTAAGGACGCTATAAGCTTACTCTTACTTCTGACTCTGCAAGTAGTCAGAAGGTGTCTAATAGGAGAAATCATCTTTGAGGAAGATTTTTGCTAGACTTTGcaattttcaatgaaaaaaaaatgtaacaaggCTTCTCTTGTTTCTCATATTTAAGACTAACAAAGTTAAATTAATTCACTTCAAAAACTTTTCATCTTTCAGTATTTGTGGTCAAACATCTTGTGGACAGTCTCTGGttactttttttcattagtaGCTCTTGTAACATCTTCCTTCTCACCAACTCTTCCCACAGCAGAAGTAAAACTGCATTGCAACTTCTGTGTTAGCTTCAAtgtcctctgctgcttttcttgtaaAATTGGCTGAACATGCAATCAGCATGATTGATCTTTGCAGTTGCCAGAACTtatataatttagaaaatgtttagGATTTTATAGTGTTTTGAAGATgacttttcagttattttcacaTGACTGGAAAATGTACCAACATGGCAAACACTGGTCACATAGCTACAGATTGACAAATGATGACAAAGTGCACAGACAGATAGATGTGGGTACATTAAGATGAGCAGAAAGATGATTAGCAATTAAAGTTAATGACAACAGTCTTTGTCAATGTTTgttcaagaattaaaataaatatttacatatattgtggttggaaaaaatattggtaagtagacaagaaaacaaatgcatatattattttacaaaaggaaaatctgacAGAAGTACACTTATTTGATTAAAACATTATGAATATCTCAATGCGATACTGAGACAAAGAAGTCATCAAGTACATCAGCCTCACCTCTTACCACTGTGTTTTCCCCCACATCCAATAAAAGATTGaaattctccttagtcctcctttccttttttatgtctttataaacacatttttaattgtctttaaCAGCAATAAACAGATTGAACTCCAGTTTGGCTTTTTCCcttctaattttctccctgcacagcctcacaacatcTTTGTATTCCGCCTGAGTGGCCCACCCCTTCTTCCAAAGATcctaaaccctcttttttttttcttgaactctAGCCAAATCtgtctgaaaataatgaaatgactGCTCTAACATCtactttatttgcattttttgtagTAGTACTATGATTCTGAGTCTCTAcgcaaaataaaattgtatggAAAATCATGGAATAATGTAGTTGAGAAGGGATCTCTTGTACAGGCACTGAAACAGACTGTTCACTCTCTGCCCTTGAGCATGTCAACACTTGATAAGAAACAGTCCAGAACAACCTGGTCTGACTTCATAGCTGACTACTTTGGACAAAAGGTTGGGCTAGAGACTGCCCAAGATCTCTGCCTATCTGAATTATCCTATGAACCTACAATTTGTTAATTTCTGTGTCAGACCAGAGTAGTTGATCATTCAGGTGTTGCAGATAGGTGGctgacaaacagaaaagaatgcaaagaaaattagtTCCATAGTTTTGAATTGGAGAATGAAAGCATCTACTTGCTTGCATACTTTTGAGAGCTTTGGTGAAAACCTCCATTAAAGcaacattaaattaaattaaattaaatttaaacattaaaacattaattaaaacattaaacattaaaacattaaatgcaAGCTCCTTTTTTATCCCGTTCCCTGTCTACCAGCCCCAGATGGATATCTTGATCATCTGAAGACATCTTAGACAGGAACTAAATTGAAATCCTAGTTAGTATCATCAGTCTTTATAGAGTGCCATTCATCTTATCTGAAGTGTATacctgggaagaaaattaactgccTAAAAACAGGCATTTATTGTCATTGTGAATGTCCTACAGTGCTCTCAATGGCCTCCACCCGTAACTTCAAAAAGGGGTAGTCTCTGACTGATCTAGTGTTGAATCTGCTAACCAAAAGATTTATTCTGCAGCATCTAATAAGTCACGAAGTTATTACTAATGGTTTCTCTTTATGCACCTGAGTTGCTATCCTCAGTTAAGTGTGATTCATCCTGACTTGATTAGGTTAATGCTCATAACTTCAGTAAGTTGAAGTCAAGCAAGGTTACTCTCACTGCTGTTTGTATTGAATATCTTGTGGCTATGGTGATAGTCTTGCTATCAAGACTCTTGTGCAATTCTGTCCTTGGCACCTAAGAACTCAATGGAGTGTTTGCTGTAGTGCCTTTCTTTAGCAGAACCATGGTAGTTGTATCTTTTAGGTTGTTCTGACTCTTTGCAATCCCTATCTCTAAGTACTAAGGacttctatgattctatgacttctAAACTTGTGGGTTCTCACACAGGTGTCCACATGCCAGGTAGATACCTaagctttcatttctgtaagtAGAGTTTCGGGGGACAAAtcaaatgcataaatatatggGTCCAAGAATTTAACAGTCCATAGGTCATTCAGTGGAATAAAGCAGCTACTGTAGAAAGATGGCTTCTCCTATGGCTTCCGTGACATGACTCATAACCTCCTGCAGATGCCTTAAGTAGTCTGCACCTACTAATATAAGAGTATAATTTGATGTCTCATCACCTGAAATGTTCCTTCAAGGAGAAAGGAACGGAATAGTATCCTTCAGTTAAATCATATTAACTACTCATAGCATTAAATTATTgtaaagcaacaaaagaaaatgtacttttcagATACCTTTTCCTCATAACAGGCGATTACACTGTTTCTATTTATGTCAAGATATTTGTTTCACATACCACacatgaaacacagaaaaactgcaGTGGCATTTATTCTGAATCAATAGACACACCAAAAATGaccaagagaaaaatgagcTAGCATCTACAGGcaatgaaaaacataaataatacagaaattttAACCTTTATTAACACATATGAAATTTGTGCTTTAGTGCCTGTGCAGTAACAAGAACATAAAATGCAATTCAAATagtaattataaaattaataaaaagtaaattaaatgcTGGGTAAAtacagagggagaaaggaaaaagaaaaagaggaaagtaaaGCATGAGAATATGCCAGGAGTTATTTTGGTTAACAGTAATAACTGGCTTGAattattctttataaaaaaagcagaaactgttACTGTAATGTGTTATTGAGATAATAACCTGCACTGTAATCAGAATATAACAAAGAACCTGGATAACAAGAGTCAGAGTTGAACTCTCCCCATCTTACAAAGCACAAGGACGATGGTGTCTGATGACTATTTTTTCCAATGCCTCCTTGAATCCTTTGTTTCTCAAGCCATAGATGACTGGATTCAGAAGGGGTGTCACCACTGTGTAGAGCACAGATACAGCCTTGCTGAGCTCTGAGGATAGGCGGTAGGTGGGACGGACGTACATGGAAATCATTGTACCATAGTATATAGTCACAACCATGAGGTGTGAGCTACAGGTGGAGAAAGTCATTCTTTTTCCAGAAGTAGAGGGGATCTTTAGGATACTGAGGATTATAAGTAGGTATGAGAAAAGAATcaacagaaagcagctggaaagGACGAGGAGAGAGAGGATGAAGATGACAGCTTCTGTTACAGTGGTGTCTGAGCATGAGAGCTTCAACAGTGGAGAGATATCACAGAAGAAATGATCAATGAGGTTGCAACTGCAGAAGTGCAATCTGGAGACCATCAGACAGGGGAGAAAACCAGTGAAGACACCAGTGATCCAGGAGCCCACAGCCAGACGAGTATAAGACTCAGCAGTCATAGTCACAATATAGTGCAGGGGTTCACAGACTGCAAGGTATCGGTCATATGCCATTGCTGCCAAGAGGTAGCACTCAGTGGCTCCCAGGGTAATGAAGTAGAAAAGCTGTGCCATGCACCCTGAGAAAGAGATGCTCTTCCTCTCTGCCAGTAGATTGGCCAGCATCTTGGGTACAATTGTGCTGGTGTAACAGACCTCTAGGAAAGAGAGGTTCTTGAGAAATTTGTACATGGGTAAATGAAGTCGTGGCTCCAGTGTCActactgaaataataatgaagttTCCTAAAATGGTGAGAATATAAATAACCAAGAACACTATGAATAGTAGGATCTGGTACTGTGGGTTGCCACCGAAACCCAGTAGCCTGAATTCCAGTACTGCTGTGTCATTTACCATCTTTTGGAAAAAGACAGGATTTGTCTGTTAAGAAAGTAATCAATATCAGAATGTGATAATTTTAAGCAGTGAAGgtgttctttttaaagattgtgtttctcaaataaatattttggagcAGCATCAAAGTCACTACTGATCTGACCTTCCATTCTACCTCCTTTCCTTACATCCTGCTCTCTATTTGTCCCAAGACAGattttttaacatgtatttCATGAACTTCACATAGACAGATACAGAATGAATTGCAAATGGTCATGTAGACAGCCACTCTTCACACTTTCAGATAAGGATATGTATCTTTTCATAAGGATATGTGTAAAAAATTGCATAAGTAGATATAATAGGTATCATTCATACTAATGCATGCTAAAAAACAATACATAAACTTACACATATGAACTCAGACAGCAAAGATCTACTATTCACTGACAGAATTAATATGCACAATCAACAGTACTTATTGCACtcatgattacttttttttaaataatgatttcAAACTACTCATATACATGGTCCTGTTCAAACACATCAAGATAATACATAACactttcaaaatgctttgctATGGCAGGATACAAACTTCCACACAGATTCAACAGCAGTCATATAATTTCTTGTTAAATACTGTGCATAAAGATAAAATTCCTGCCTCATGAATGGAATTCATAGTGAATAAACTATTATTACAAGTTGATTAGGCACAATGCAATTCATAAGAATAATCTCATTTTTCCATACACATAATAAAGCAGATTCATATAGTATTTATCTACTCACTTACGTATGAACCACTACACATAATATTGAGTATGTGCTTCAGACCTTTTCCAAACTACAAACACATTAGGTACTGATGAGGTTTCAGTCTGTGCTCAGGTCCTTAGATTGGATACGTCCTTTACTCTGTAGTTAGAGCTTTATTAACAATCTCCTACATTGACTACAACATCTCATTAGATAGAAACCCTTCTAGATTCAACTACCTTTTGGTCAGTCTTGACttttatgaagacaggctgacaCAGACAAAGGTGGAACTGTACCAAACATTGATTTCAGTCTTTACTAAGCATCTCTAGGGAGTAATGCCATGGGTGGAGACACTCCGTAGAACACCCTAGCTACTACTGCAAGGCTGATGACACATCTACAGCCTGTCAGTAAGAGGAAAAATCCCTTTGAAAAAACTGCATCCAGAATTCACCAGATACACTACAGACATTTCAGCTAACCAAAccatgctttctgaaaaaaagctcAAATGTAGCAGCTCAgtaactgtaaaatgaaattctattgttaaaaagaaaatcattttgaagtacattaaaataactgaagatTTTGCTCTGGGACATTTTCGCAGCACATTTCATCCAAGTTGTGTCTTTCTACTGCATCTTCTGAGTGACACTTTGGGAAAGCTCTCTAGGCAAAACGTACGTTTTGCTGCTTGTTGATCACTTACGGGCTTTCAAGGCTCATCTTCATAATTTCTGATTGTCTTCAAAATGTTAAAGGGgaaaactaactaaataaataaataagaaacaaaaaagactttttgctacttatttcctatttatgttttttgtttgtttgtttgtttgtttgtttgtttttcttcagtcagAAGGTATCTGGAACGCGTAAAGcatcaaaacatattttcttagttcttcaaacattttttcatttttttgaaaatggcaAGCTTACTGAGGAGGAAAACTTTAAAGAGACTTTTCTCTTGAGTTCTTCATTCCCAAGTTAACAGTACAAAAGAGATTCAttggaaggctgcaatgaggttgtactgggtctggctgggctgttaactttccctgcagcaacccatacagtgctgtgctctgcacttgtagccagaacagcagtggtatcacaccagtgttgtgtctgctgctgaacagtgctggcacagcatcaggactctctctaactCTCccagggggtgggcaaaaaagtgagaaaagaaacatcaccagggcagctgacctaaaccaaccaaaaggatattccatactgcatggtgtcacactcagcaataaaaggtgggaagggagaaggagTGGAGTGGCTCTCATTATGAAGacgtctgtcctcccaaacaaccacTACGCATATTGAGGCCCCGCTCCCCAGGATATAGCCAAACATTGCTTTTTGATGGGAAgtaggaaataattattttcctctctctctctgcttccacacggcctttgtttgtttttttctttcttcctaaattCCCCTTATCTCAGCCCctgggtcttttttttctttccagcatactttctactttcttctccccctctgcttctgcggaaggggagtgagagagcagttgtggtggagtttagctgcccagcagggtatAACCACTATGATCACCTCACAGAGACAGGACATACCCCTTTTCCCAGGACCATCCCCAAAACTGTCCTGCAGTTCCTCCTTTTTCTTAGGGAATTTCTGGCTTGTGTAGgctggagaaaaaagagaggaaagcaagcaaattGGTATTTGTCACTGAGCTCTAATGTTTGGTACCTATGGTACGCAGCAATTTCTGAAGCTCTTGCAAAGAAGCTAGTGCAAATGTTGAGCTGAATCCCCTCTGTAGGCACCTTTACAGGCTAGGACAAAGGGACAAAGTCTTACTCTTCACAGGTTCAATGGAAATTTCCTGCTCATCGATAGTATTTCCTCATCTCACATAACATTTTACCTACAATCTGTGTTCCTGatgggtgggaggaggaggggtaTATCTGTTGTGTTGCATCCTCATGTCCATCCTTACATTGCcagagaagaattttcttttttggcaaATCCATGCCAACATAGAGAAGCTTGTAAGGAATTTTCCCTTTGGCAGTCCTGCCTGCCACTCTTAAAAACAACATCTCTGGGCAGATGCTTCATCTTTCAGTCCCAAACCCTGTCAGTGTGCAGCTGTCCCACAGAAGTAAGAAGGATCACTGCTCACCCTTGTAAGAAAGAGCCATGAGGCGAAGATGTCTATAGGATGAGGTACATAACACCTGCAGCATGCAAAGATCCTACTGCAATCAGAGCAGAGTTGCTGGAGGCTCTACTGCTAGCTCAGGGATTCTGAAGTGTAGCTCTCTGTTTTAGCAGGGCCTTTGCCACATGGCCCTGTCTGGTCCTGGAGCTACTTCACTAGCAGAAGAATGTTAAAGAGCTGCTGAGGACAGCACCATgcttggggagggaaggggacacAAATGCTTGGCACTACCTACAGGGAAATTAGCTCTTGCTCAGAAGCcagagaggaaaggaggcaATACAGTAGAAACTGGGTGCTGTGAAAACAATCTAGCCTGATCTGTTTGGGTGGCTGAATCACTGAATACTGCACAAGTGTAGTATGTCTTGCTTGactagaaaagaaaggagactGCTTCAAGGGACACTTATAGCCTGTGTGGCTTCACTTGTGCTTCTGTTACTTGTGATGCCtaggaaacaaaaacatgactgctatttttctccagatttgtgtgtgtgcttctgGGACTCAACCACAGATATGTAGGACCTAGAAACATCATAGAAAAGTCACATCTTCTGGATATGACTGCATGTGTGAACGACTGAACCTAACAAGATTGATTAAACAGATTTTGCCTTGCTGCTTTGGAGCCAACAGTACCTCAGTTGTGTACCCTTTCCCTTCAGGAAGTGGTTAATGTGCTTTTCGGTTAATGTGCTTTTCAAAACAAGGGGGAACTTTTCTTGCAAAGTGTGATTTAGTCATTCATTTTAACCACAGGATCCTGCTtcaagcaggcagcagcttgaAGCTTATGAGACAAAAGTTAACTGGGACATGTgtgtgcagtgtttttttgttgttgttgtttgtttgtgtgtgtgtgttttgactGCTAACCAAACTTCTAGGTTATCTGTCAAACCAGCCCACAGTATTTCCTGTTGGCCCCTTCCCAGTACTGGTAAGTGGGAAGTCAGTATCCTGTTTTCTCACCTTCTGAGATCTGTACCTTCATTCCTTATTCTcatatttactatttttctttttgttacaaTCAAAAATTTTGAACCTGACTAATTTAAAAGGGcatgaataattaaaattcatttaaaagcaaagccaaatttcttagccttgctgaagtctttTAAATGTGTCAGACAGTCTTTCTCTTACCCTGTGGAAAAcccaagaaaaacagttttaatcgAAGGGAAATATATCATGTGGTAGGTGATTTCCTAGTTCTCAGTGGTGACTGGATATGACAGTTGAATTTTATCAATTTTTACTGAATTATCATAAGTAAGGACACTGTGCAAATCTTACAATACTTCAgcataataaaattttattttgatcttcATTAAGAAACCTAAAATGTTGGCTCCATATACctgacaaagagaaaaaagtttctagaggaacaaagaaaaatcctaCTATATATCTGTCTAACATGAGTTCCTTCAGGTCCAGTGAAACTACGTTCACCTACACTAGAAAACTAGCACTAATAAAAGcatctaaaaattaaaaccatacTATGCTTCCTCTCTGCCTGGGATCCCTAAGCAGTATGGCATTACTTTTGTAGACAGTAATGTAATACAAATagagatgttatttttaaagcatagtAAGTATGAAGCTCAGTTTTAAGCTTTGAAAACTATCTAAGCAACTTGGTACTTCAACACAGTGGATAGAGGAGTAGGAAATCTAAGTATTCCTGCTTAGCAGTAGGTTGAAGACAATTTCTGATATGAAtcaaacataacaaaaaattGTTGTAACAATTAATGAAATTTAGCAAGACAAGAGTTCAACAATATTAACTGCTTAAGA contains:
- the LOC116493524 gene encoding olfactory receptor 11L1-like, yielding MVNDTAVLEFRLLGFGGNPQYQILLFIVFLVIYILTILGNFIIISVVTLEPRLHLPMYKFLKNLSFLEVCYTSTIVPKMLANLLAERKSISFSGCMAQLFYFITLGATECYLLAAMAYDRYLAVCEPLHYIVTMTAESYTRLAVGSWITGVFTGFLPCLMVSRLHFCSCNLIDHFFCDISPLLKLSCSDTTVTEAVIFILSLLVLSSCFLLILFSYLLIILSILKIPSTSGKRMTFSTCSSHLMVVTIYYGTMISMYVRPTYRLSSELSKAVSVLYTVVTPLLNPVIYGLRNKGFKEALEKIERVGVLLSGIGGGRALWI